The Lacipirellula parvula genome window below encodes:
- the secE gene encoding preprotein translocase subunit SecE, which yields MSSGASPELGEYFVPPALQDKISPAVVARYVLPMIVLAIGAWAAFRVVNMPKFAEFLISVENEMGKVSWPSRGELFRASMVVLVVIFFMTAILLGYDLFLKWFIGVLLDLFGKIVSLF from the coding sequence ATGAGTTCCGGTGCTTCGCCGGAGCTCGGGGAATATTTCGTGCCGCCGGCGTTGCAAGACAAAATCTCGCCTGCCGTGGTTGCAAGATACGTGTTGCCGATGATCGTGCTGGCGATCGGGGCGTGGGCGGCGTTTCGCGTCGTCAACATGCCGAAGTTCGCCGAGTTCTTGATCTCGGTTGAGAATGAGATGGGAAAGGTCTCCTGGCCGAGCCGGGGCGAGCTTTTTCGTGCGTCGATGGTCGTCTTGGTGGTGATCTTCTTCATGACGGCGATCTTGCTCGGGTACGATTTGTTTTTGAAGTGGTTTATTGGCGTCTTGCTCGACCTGTTCGGCAAGATCGTGAGCCTCTTCTAG
- the tuf gene encoding elongation factor Tu, with product MAKDTFNRTKPHVNVGTIGHIDHGKTTTTGAILAVQGAKGLAKPKAYSEIAKGGTVRDATKTVTIAVSHVEYETPNRHYAHIDCPGHADFIKNMITGAAQMDGAILVVSAADGPMPQTREHILLARQVGVPRIVVFLNKVDLVDDAELLELVELEIRELLSSNGYPGDEIPIIRGASKPAYDSPADPEKSKCITELMEAIDSYIPEPVREIDKPFMMAIEDVFSIEGRGTVATGRIERGVVKVGEEVMIIGLTDAPTKTTCTGVEMFNKSLDQGQAGDNVGCLLRGVKREDIQRGQVLAKPGSITPHTKFEAEVYVLSKEEGGRHTPFFSGYRPQFYFRTTDVTGTANLVGDAEMCMPGDNARLSVELMKPIAMDDGVRFAIREGGRTVGSGVVTKIVE from the coding sequence ATGGCAAAGGACACATTCAATCGTACAAAGCCGCACGTGAACGTCGGTACGATCGGTCATATCGATCACGGCAAGACGACCACGACCGGCGCTATTCTGGCCGTTCAGGGCGCTAAGGGCCTCGCCAAGCCGAAGGCCTACTCGGAAATCGCTAAGGGCGGTACGGTCCGCGACGCGACCAAGACGGTGACCATCGCCGTGTCGCACGTCGAATACGAGACCCCGAATCGTCACTACGCCCACATCGACTGCCCGGGCCACGCCGACTTTATCAAGAACATGATCACCGGCGCCGCCCAGATGGACGGCGCGATCCTGGTCGTGTCGGCTGCCGACGGTCCGATGCCGCAAACCCGCGAGCACATTCTGCTGGCCCGTCAGGTCGGCGTGCCGCGCATCGTCGTCTTCCTGAACAAGGTCGACCTCGTCGACGACGCGGAATTGCTCGAACTGGTTGAGCTCGAAATTCGCGAATTGCTCTCGTCGAACGGCTACCCCGGCGACGAAATTCCGATCATCCGCGGCGCCTCGAAGCCCGCCTACGACAGCCCGGCCGATCCGGAAAAGTCGAAGTGCATTACCGAGCTGATGGAAGCGATTGACTCGTACATCCCCGAGCCGGTCCGCGAAATCGACAAGCCGTTCATGATGGCGATCGAAGACGTCTTCTCGATCGAAGGCCGCGGCACCGTCGCCACCGGTCGTATCGAGCGCGGCGTCGTGAAGGTCGGCGAGGAAGTCATGATCATCGGTTTGACCGATGCTCCGACCAAGACGACCTGCACGGGCGTCGAAATGTTCAACAAGAGCCTCGATCAAGGCCAAGCCGGCGACAACGTCGGTTGCTTGCTCCGCGGCGTCAAGCGTGAAGATATTCAGCGCGGTCAGGTGCTGGCCAAGCCGGGCAGCATCACCCCGCACACCAAGTTCGAAGCCGAAGTCTACGTCCTGTCGAAGGAAGAAGGCGGTCGTCACACGCCGTTCTTCAGCGGCTACCGTCCGCAGTTCTACTTCCGCACGACCGACGTCACCGGCACCGCCAACCTGGTGGGCGACGCTGAAATGTGCATGCCGGGCGACAACGCCCGTCTGTCGGTCGAGCTGATGAAGCCGATCGCCATGGACGACGGCGTTCGCTTCGCGATCCGCGAAGGCGGCCGCACGGTCGGTTCGGGCGTCGTGACGAAGATCGTCGAGTAG